The Dama dama isolate Ldn47 chromosome 28, ASM3311817v1, whole genome shotgun sequence genome has a window encoding:
- the HTR1B gene encoding 5-hydroxytryptamine receptor 1B: MPQSCAPGPRARRDMEAVAAQCPQPPSASSQPGLSQANLSAGPSHNCSAAEEYIYQDFIALPWKVVVVLLLALFTLATTLSNAFVIVTVYRTRKLRTPANYLIASLAVTDLLVSILVMPISTMYTVTGRWTLGQVVCDFWLSSDITCCTASILHLCVIALDRYWAITDAVEYSAKRTPKRAAVMIALVWVFSICISLPPFFWRQAKAEAMSNCVVNTDHVLYTVYSTGGAFYFPTLLLIALYGRIYVEARSRILKQTPNRTGKRLTRAQLITDSPGSTSSVTSINSRAPEVPSESGSPVYVNQVKVRVSDALLEKKKLMAARERKATKTLGIILGAFIVCWLPFFIISLVIPICTSCWFHQAIFDFFTWLGYLNSLINPIIYTMSNEDFKQAFHKLIGFKCTN; encoded by the coding sequence ATGCCCCAGAGCTGCGCTCCGGGGCCCCGGGCGAGGAGAGACATGGAGGCTGTGGCCGCTCAGTGTCCCCAGCCGCCGTCCGCGAGTTCCCAGCCTGGGCTTTCTCAAGCCAACCTCTCGGCTGGTCCCTCCCACAACTGCAGCGCCGCCGAGGAGTACATTTACCAGGACTTCATCGCCCTGCCCTGGAAAGTAGTCGTGGTCCTGCTGCTGGCGCTCTTCACCTTGGCCACAACGCTCTCCAACGCCTTTGTGATCGTCACTGTGTACCGGACGCGGAAGCTGCGTACCCCGGCCAACTACCTGATCGCCTCCTTGGCGGTCACCGACCTGCTGGTGTCCATCCTGGTGATGCCCATAAGCACCATGTACACGGTCACGGGCCGCTGGACGCTGGGCCAGGTGGTCTGCGACTTCTGGCTGTCGTCGGACATCACCTGTTGCACAGCCTCCATCCTGCACCTCTGCGTCATCGCCCTGGACCGCTACTGGGCCATCACGGACGCCGTGGAGTACTCGGCGAAAAGGACTCCCAAGAGGGCCGCGGTCATGATCGCGCTCGTGTGGGTCTTCTCCATCTGCATCTCGCTGCCGCCCTTCTTCTGGCGGCAGGCCAAAGCCGAGGCGATGTCGAACTGCGTGGTGAACACCGACCACGTCCTGTACACCGTCTACTCCACGGGGGGCGCTTTCTACTTCCCCACCCTGCTCCTCATCGCCCTCTATGGCCGCATCTACGTGGAAGCTCGCTCCCGGATTTTGAAACAGACGCCCAACAGAACCGGCAAGCGTCTGACCCGAGCCCAGCTGATTACCGACTCCCCCGGCTCCACGTCTTCGGTCACCTCGATTAACTCGCGGGCTCCGGAGGTACCCAGCGAATCCGGGTCTCCAGTGTACGTGAACCAAGTCAAAGTGCGCGTCTCCGACGCCCTGCTGGAGAAGAAGAAACTCATGGCCGCTAGGGAGCGCAAAGCCACCAAGACGCTGGGGATCATTTTGGGCGCGTTCATCGTGTGTTGGCTGCCCTTCTTCATCATCTCCCTGGTCATCCCGATCTGCACATCCTGCTGGTTCCACCAGGCCATCTTTGACTTCTTCACGTGGCTGGGCTATCTCAACTCACTCATCAACCCCATCATCTACACCATGTCCAACGAGGACTTCAAACAAGCTTTTCATAAACTGATAGGCTTCAAGTGCACGAACTGA